The proteins below are encoded in one region of Pseudoduganella armeniaca:
- a CDS encoding nucleotidyltransferase domain-containing protein: protein MSALAPLLLQALRAPAATVTLGEADWDLLLRQAGAANLLATLGYILEEHGVLARVPAPAREQLAWAQVLARRHRQAVRWEIRLVRQALRELGLPTILLKGAAYCAAGLPPAQGRLFSDIDILVPEERLAEAEAALMLAGWAGTHHDAYDQRYYREWMHELPPMQHTRRESLIDVHHAILPRTAAARPDSALLRAAAVPVEADPTLRVLAPVDMVLHSAVHLFTDGEFNNGLRDLVDLQRLLARFGTDARFWSRLVPRAHELELARPLFYALRYAAMLLGTDVPVPVGAAIASAAPPPWQLRLMDSLFRRALLPQHDSCGDGFSATARGLLYLRANWLRMPPLLLARHLFHKAFLSPRKVPQEAA from the coding sequence ATGAGCGCCCTGGCACCCTTGTTGCTGCAAGCCTTGCGCGCGCCCGCGGCCACCGTGACGCTGGGCGAGGCCGACTGGGACCTGCTGCTGCGCCAGGCCGGCGCCGCCAACCTGCTGGCGACCCTCGGTTATATCCTGGAAGAACACGGCGTGCTGGCCCGCGTTCCGGCCCCGGCTCGGGAACAGCTGGCCTGGGCCCAGGTGCTGGCACGGCGCCACCGCCAGGCCGTGCGCTGGGAGATCCGGCTGGTGCGGCAGGCCTTGCGCGAACTGGGCCTGCCGACGATCCTGCTGAAGGGCGCGGCCTACTGCGCGGCCGGCCTGCCGCCGGCCCAGGGCCGGCTGTTTTCCGACATCGACATCCTGGTGCCGGAAGAGCGCTTGGCCGAGGCGGAAGCGGCATTGATGCTGGCTGGCTGGGCCGGCACCCACCACGACGCCTACGACCAGCGCTATTACCGCGAGTGGATGCACGAGCTGCCGCCGATGCAGCACACGCGGCGCGAATCGCTGATCGACGTCCACCATGCGATCCTGCCGCGCACGGCGGCGGCCCGGCCCGACTCGGCCCTGCTGCGCGCGGCCGCCGTGCCGGTCGAGGCCGACCCGACCTTGCGCGTGCTGGCCCCGGTGGACATGGTGCTGCACAGCGCCGTCCACCTGTTTACCGACGGCGAGTTCAACAACGGCTTGCGCGACCTGGTCGACCTGCAGCGCCTGCTGGCGCGGTTCGGCACGGACGCGCGCTTCTGGAGCCGCCTGGTGCCGCGCGCGCACGAGCTGGAGCTGGCCCGGCCGCTGTTTTATGCGCTGCGCTACGCGGCCATGCTGCTGGGAACGGACGTGCCGGTACCTGTCGGCGCGGCGATCGCGTCGGCCGCGCCGCCGCCCTGGCAACTGCGCCTGATGGACAGCCTGTTCCGCCGTGCCCTGCTGCCCCAGCACGACAGCTGCGGCGACGGCTTCAGCGCGACGGCGCGCGGCCTGCTGTACCTGCGCGCCAACTGGTTGCGCATGCCACCGTTATTGCTGGCCCGCCATCTGTTCCATAAAGCGTTTTTGTCCCCGCGCAAAGTCCCGCAAGAAGCCGCCTGA
- a CDS encoding HprK-related kinase A, with product MLTVGQLSRGELDRQLAGAGIRLGTGRFTTCLRSAIPSVADGIHLLYADYPLRPADGFADFHLQLTRPRNLRRWLGPQVTLLYDGRSLFKPLPLDQAFPMFEWGLNWCVSSRANRYLIVHAAVIEKGGRAAILPAPPGSGKSTLCAALVGRGGWRLLSDELTLLRLDDGEIVPLPRPISLKNGSIDVIRDYVPDSVMSRPVTDTVKGTVAHVRAPAASVARAADTARPAWVVFPRYEASAALQAVPLARGDTFMQLAGNCFNYSLLGAEGFTALAGLVEQSAGLRFTYSVLDEALAYFDALAAVP from the coding sequence ATGCTGACGGTCGGCCAATTGTCCCGCGGCGAGCTGGACCGCCAGCTCGCCGGCGCCGGCATCCGCCTGGGCACGGGGCGCTTCACGACCTGCCTGCGCTCCGCCATTCCCAGCGTGGCCGACGGCATCCACCTGTTGTATGCCGACTATCCACTGCGCCCTGCCGACGGCTTCGCCGATTTCCACCTGCAGCTGACGCGGCCGCGCAACCTGCGCCGCTGGCTGGGGCCGCAGGTCACCTTGCTGTACGACGGCCGCTCGCTGTTCAAGCCGCTGCCGCTGGACCAGGCGTTCCCGATGTTCGAGTGGGGACTGAACTGGTGCGTGTCGAGCCGCGCCAACCGCTACCTGATCGTGCACGCGGCCGTCATCGAAAAGGGCGGCCGCGCCGCGATCCTGCCGGCACCGCCCGGTTCCGGCAAGAGCACCTTGTGTGCGGCGCTGGTCGGCCGCGGCGGCTGGCGCCTGCTGTCCGACGAGCTCACCCTGCTGCGCCTGGACGACGGTGAGATCGTGCCGCTGCCCCGGCCCATCAGCCTGAAAAACGGCTCGATCGACGTCATCCGTGACTATGTGCCGGACAGCGTGATGAGCCGCCCGGTCACCGATACCGTCAAGGGCACCGTCGCCCACGTCAGGGCGCCGGCCGCCAGCGTGGCGCGGGCGGCGGACACGGCGCGTCCCGCCTGGGTCGTGTTTCCCCGCTATGAAGCGAGCGCGGCATTGCAGGCAGTGCCACTGGCCCGGGGCGACACCTTCATGCAACTGGCCGGCAACTGCTTCAACTACAGCCTGCTCGGCGCCGAGGGCTTCACGGCGCTGGCCGGGCTGGTGGAGCAGAGCGCCGGCCTGCGCTTCACGTACAGCGTGCTGGATGAGGCCCTGGCCTATTTCGACGCACTGGCGGCGGTCCCATGA
- a CDS encoding HPr-rel-A system PqqD family peptide chaperone, translating into MQWRIVPGQTLLHRGWEDGCVLYNDLSGDTHLLTDNAMQLLLALRDGDVDADELAAPELATVLETLAGLDLIERC; encoded by the coding sequence GTGCAGTGGCGTATCGTTCCCGGCCAGACGTTGCTGCACCGCGGCTGGGAAGACGGCTGCGTGCTGTATAACGACCTCTCCGGCGACACCCACCTGCTGACGGACAACGCGATGCAGCTGCTGCTGGCCTTGCGCGACGGCGACGTCGACGCCGACGAACTGGCCGCGCCCGAGCTGGCCACCGTGCTGGAAACGCTGGCGGGGCTGGACCTGATCGAGCGATGCTGA
- a CDS encoding XrtA/PEP-CTERM system exopolysaccharide export protein, with protein MLGALSLSGCASAPPPLVDAGPVPGSDYLIGPGDNVNIIVWRNPEVSQSVPVRPDGKITTPLVEDLEAAGKTSTALARDIEKALAKFIQQPVVTVIVTGFTGIYSEQIRVIGQAARPQALPYRRGMSLMDVLIAVGGVTEFAAGNKATVIRTVDGKQQQFRVRLNDLIKEGDISANVAMRPGDVLVVPESFF; from the coding sequence ATGCTGGGCGCCCTGTCCCTGTCCGGCTGCGCCTCGGCGCCGCCGCCGCTGGTCGATGCCGGCCCGGTGCCCGGGTCCGATTACCTGATCGGGCCAGGCGACAACGTCAACATCATCGTGTGGCGCAATCCGGAAGTGTCGCAAAGCGTGCCGGTCCGTCCCGACGGCAAGATCACCACACCGCTGGTGGAAGACCTGGAAGCGGCCGGCAAGACATCGACGGCACTGGCGCGCGACATCGAGAAGGCGCTGGCAAAGTTCATCCAGCAGCCCGTCGTCACCGTCATCGTGACCGGCTTTACCGGTATCTACAGCGAACAGATCCGCGTGATCGGCCAGGCCGCACGGCCGCAGGCGCTGCCGTACCGGCGCGGCATGTCGCTGATGGACGTGCTGATCGCGGTGGGCGGCGTGACGGAATTCGCGGCTGGCAACAAGGCCACGGTGATCCGCACGGTGGACGGCAAGCAGCAGCAGTTCCGTGTGCGCCTGAACGACCTGATCAAGGAAGGCGATATCTCGGCCAACGTGGCAATGCGGCCGGGTGACGTGCTGGTCGTACCGGAAAGCTTCTTCTAA
- a CDS encoding S1 family peptidase, whose translation MSPLFRTFSLLRHGVTGCLVVTLAGAPASASLPETIAAVKPSVVGIGTMLRTRSPAIVFVATGFVVGDGLSVITNAHALPDVDVSSMEVLGIVIGRGDRFDFRPTTVAAVDREHDIAHLRLSGTPLPPLRLDTADSAAEGQPLAFTGFPLGMALGLTPVTHRATLSAITPVMLPSVSARRLDARAITQLQRQPFAIFQLDGTAYPGNSGSPVYDPDSGIVYGVLNMTALKAQKESALSNPSGISYAIPARYVHLLLQQSPITK comes from the coding sequence ATGAGCCCACTCTTCCGTACGTTCTCGTTGCTCAGGCATGGTGTCACAGGATGCCTGGTGGTTACGCTGGCTGGCGCTCCGGCATCGGCGTCATTGCCGGAGACGATCGCCGCTGTCAAACCATCCGTCGTCGGCATCGGCACGATGCTGCGCACGCGCAGCCCGGCCATTGTGTTTGTCGCCACCGGCTTCGTGGTCGGCGACGGCCTCAGCGTCATTACCAATGCCCATGCCCTGCCCGACGTGGACGTGTCCAGCATGGAAGTGCTGGGCATCGTCATCGGTCGCGGCGACCGCTTCGACTTTCGTCCGACCACCGTCGCCGCGGTGGACCGCGAACACGACATCGCCCACCTGCGCCTGTCCGGTACGCCGCTGCCGCCGTTGCGCCTGGATACGGCCGACAGCGCGGCCGAAGGCCAACCCCTGGCCTTTACCGGCTTCCCGCTGGGCATGGCGCTGGGGCTGACACCGGTGACGCACCGCGCCACGCTGTCGGCCATTACCCCCGTCATGCTGCCGTCCGTCAGCGCCCGCCGGCTCGATGCGCGTGCCATCACGCAGCTGCAACGCCAGCCTTTCGCCATCTTCCAGCTCGATGGCACGGCCTACCCGGGCAACAGCGGCAGTCCCGTCTACGATCCGGACAGCGGCATCGTCTACGGCGTACTCAACATGACCGCGCTGAAGGCCCAGAAAGAAAGCGCCCTCAGCAACCCCAGCGGGATATCCTATGCCATCCCGGCCCGCTATGTGCATCTGCTGTTGCAACAAAGTCCCATTACAAAATAA
- a CDS encoding XrtA system polysaccharide chain length determinant yields the protein MALLLTFLKAIGKYRWYAVAISWLVAVTGWFVVYRMPNDYQASARVYVDTQSILKPLLSSMTTLPNTEQQVTFMRRTLISRPNVERLIRMVDLDIKTRSVKEHEKLVDDLMKDIKVIGTERDDIYTISYSNPNPKLGKDIVQSLLTIFVEGSFGGKKQDSEKAVQFIDDQIRMYEGKLAAGENALKDFKIRHMGMLPRQGSDYTSAYGELNEKLNQARLELLEAEQARNAIKRQIAGEDMAPVTETAEKAVVNPEIDGRISTIQKQLDQLRLQFTEEHPDIVSAKRLIGQLEARKKEEAKKNRSTDPGANYSPMLQQMNVQLSVEEARIASLKARVGEYSGRLAAMRSLSNQAPEVEAQLAQLNRDYAVNKDNYEKLVQRREAAKLSGDLSTATDMMTFRVIDPPAVPSTPAGPDRPRLYSLVLAVAMVAGLGTALLLSQIRPTFLSQHSLRETTGLPILGSIGMNWTEQQKVRRRRRLYAFGVAVASLFTAYGGVLAFTVFRQA from the coding sequence ATGGCATTGCTCTTGACCTTCCTCAAGGCAATAGGTAAGTACCGCTGGTATGCGGTGGCAATCAGCTGGCTGGTGGCCGTCACGGGCTGGTTTGTCGTCTATCGCATGCCGAACGACTATCAGGCGTCGGCGCGGGTCTACGTCGATACCCAGAGTATCCTGAAACCTTTGCTGTCCAGTATGACCACGCTGCCCAATACGGAGCAGCAGGTCACGTTCATGCGCCGCACCTTGATCAGCCGGCCCAACGTCGAGCGCCTGATCCGCATGGTCGACCTGGACATCAAGACCCGCTCCGTCAAGGAACATGAAAAGCTCGTCGACGACCTGATGAAGGACATCAAGGTCATCGGCACCGAGCGCGACGACATCTATACGATTTCCTACAGTAATCCGAACCCGAAACTGGGCAAGGACATCGTTCAATCGCTGCTGACCATCTTTGTCGAGGGCAGCTTCGGCGGCAAGAAGCAGGATTCCGAGAAGGCGGTGCAGTTCATCGACGACCAGATCCGCATGTACGAGGGAAAGCTGGCCGCCGGCGAGAATGCGCTGAAGGACTTCAAGATTCGCCACATGGGCATGCTGCCGCGCCAGGGCAGCGATTACACGTCGGCGTATGGCGAGTTGAACGAGAAATTGAACCAGGCCCGGCTGGAGCTGCTGGAGGCCGAGCAGGCCCGCAACGCCATCAAGCGCCAGATCGCCGGCGAGGACATGGCGCCCGTCACGGAAACCGCCGAAAAAGCCGTCGTCAATCCGGAGATCGACGGTCGCATCAGCACGATCCAGAAGCAGCTCGACCAGTTGCGCCTGCAATTTACCGAAGAGCATCCGGACATCGTCTCGGCCAAGCGCCTGATCGGCCAGCTCGAGGCGCGCAAGAAGGAAGAGGCCAAGAAAAACCGCAGTACCGATCCGGGCGCCAACTACAGCCCGATGCTGCAGCAGATGAACGTGCAGCTGTCGGTGGAGGAGGCGCGGATCGCGTCGCTGAAGGCGCGCGTGGGCGAATACAGCGGCCGGCTGGCGGCGATGCGCTCGCTTAGCAACCAGGCGCCGGAAGTGGAGGCGCAACTGGCCCAGCTGAACCGCGACTACGCCGTCAACAAGGACAACTACGAAAAACTGGTGCAGCGGCGCGAGGCCGCCAAGCTGTCCGGCGACCTGTCCACGGCCACCGACATGATGACGTTCCGCGTCATCGACCCGCCGGCGGTGCCGAGCACGCCGGCCGGCCCGGACCGCCCGCGCCTGTATTCGCTGGTGCTGGCCGTGGCGATGGTGGCCGGCCTCGGCACCGCTTTGCTGCTGAGCCAGATTCGTCCCACCTTCCTCAGCCAGCACAGCCTGCGCGAAACGACAGGGCTGCCGATCCTGGGCAGCATCGGCATGAACTGGACGGAGCAGCAGAAGGTGCGCCGCCGGCGTCGGCTGTACGCGTTTGGCGTGGCCGTCGCGTCGCTGTTTACGGCCTATGGCGGCGTGCTGGCGTTTACCGTGTTCCGGCAAGCGTGA
- a CDS encoding XrtA-associated tyrosine autokinase: MSIIEKAAGRMARQPVATITPVAPDGDVAIEVAPVVAPVTEAAPQLAPAATPVVPPAAEPAPPARRARTVELDLARMSEAGLVTAAGGRTALVEDFRIIKRPLIKRAFAPRKPGGNPGNLIMITSSLPGEGKTYCSINLAMSIAMELDHTVLLVDADVARPSVLRTLGLPSQRGLMDILLDEHLDMSEVMLRTNVNTLSILPAGTSNPRATELLASQAMTSLVHEIAHRYPDRIVIFDSPPLLLTSESRVLASHMGQIGVVVESEKTTQHAVKEAMRQLEGCSNVNLIYNKSRELGSSNKYDYHYG; this comes from the coding sequence GTGAGCATCATTGAAAAAGCGGCCGGCCGCATGGCCCGGCAACCTGTCGCCACCATCACGCCGGTGGCACCGGATGGCGACGTCGCCATCGAGGTGGCGCCCGTTGTCGCGCCCGTAACGGAAGCGGCGCCGCAATTGGCCCCGGCGGCGACACCGGTCGTGCCGCCCGCGGCCGAGCCCGCGCCGCCCGCGCGGCGTGCCCGCACCGTCGAGCTAGACCTGGCACGCATGAGCGAGGCGGGCCTGGTGACGGCGGCCGGCGGCCGTACTGCCCTGGTCGAGGATTTCCGGATTATCAAGCGCCCCCTGATCAAGCGCGCGTTCGCGCCGCGCAAGCCGGGCGGCAATCCGGGCAACCTGATCATGATCACCAGCTCGCTGCCGGGCGAGGGCAAGACGTACTGCTCGATCAACCTGGCGATGAGCATCGCCATGGAGCTGGACCACACGGTACTGCTGGTCGATGCCGACGTGGCGCGCCCGTCGGTGCTGCGCACGCTGGGGCTGCCGTCGCAGCGCGGCCTGATGGACATCCTGCTGGACGAGCACCTGGACATGTCCGAGGTCATGCTGCGCACCAACGTCAACACGCTGTCGATCCTGCCGGCCGGCACGTCGAATCCACGGGCGACGGAGCTGCTGGCCAGCCAGGCCATGACGTCCCTGGTACACGAGATCGCCCACCGCTATCCGGACCGGATCGTCATCTTCGACTCGCCGCCGCTGCTGCTGACGAGCGAATCGCGCGTGCTGGCCAGCCACATGGGGCAGATCGGCGTCGTGGTGGAGTCGGAAAAAACCACGCAGCATGCCGTCAAGGAAGCGATGCGCCAGCTGGAAGGCTGCAGCAACGTCAACCTGATCTACAACAAGTCCCGCGAGCTGGGCAGCAGCAACAAGTACGACTACCACTATGGCTGA
- a CDS encoding TIGR03016 family PEP-CTERM system-associated outer membrane protein: protein MADRRRQRCAPAAALPLLGPAVAALLLAPGARAAWQVSPTVELRESWSDNVSLRRDGQKDSQFITSVTPGIAVTNQTPRLQLSAAYRLNVYEYSDGRVAGTDRMNSALNATAKAKVIDDLLFVDAQAGIAQQPVSAFGPVASGSEYSTNNKSEVRTYQVSPYLVHRFGATASAELRYAHDMVDSDDAGYGRSTSDTASLSLSSGPAFRTVGWGLNLRRQQLQDSIAPGTSSNTALASLRYVVTPTFSLTGTGGYDKFDYTGMGGSTQGASWSGGFAWNPSPRTSLQMSAGKRYYGNSYFLAATHRSRSTVWNIGYSDNVTTSRENFLLPSAVNTADMLNGLFRASYPDAAMRALVVEAYIRAWGLPRSLPDSVNYFSNRHILQRQLNASMAWRSARTTALVTLFRTRREALSLVQYDSSLLGSSQQNLNDNTSQTGGALMVDYRLNSRTSASLSANVAKTTSSKLGLGETNRQLRAMVSRSFQSNLSGSLEVRRNHGGLALEGSSYSENAVAASLSMKF from the coding sequence ATGGCTGATCGGCGCCGCCAGCGCTGTGCCCCCGCCGCCGCGTTGCCGTTGCTGGGCCCGGCGGTGGCAGCATTGTTGCTGGCGCCCGGCGCGCGCGCCGCATGGCAGGTCTCGCCCACGGTCGAACTGCGCGAATCGTGGTCGGACAACGTCAGCCTGCGCCGCGACGGCCAGAAGGACAGCCAGTTCATCACGTCCGTCACGCCCGGCATCGCGGTGACCAACCAGACGCCGCGGCTGCAGCTCTCGGCGGCCTACCGCCTGAACGTGTACGAGTACTCGGACGGCCGGGTGGCCGGCACCGACCGCATGAACAGCGCGCTGAACGCGACAGCGAAGGCCAAGGTCATCGACGACCTGCTGTTTGTCGACGCCCAGGCCGGCATCGCGCAGCAGCCCGTCTCCGCCTTCGGTCCCGTCGCCAGCGGCAGCGAGTACAGCACCAACAACAAGAGCGAGGTGCGCACGTACCAGGTGTCGCCCTACCTGGTGCACCGCTTCGGCGCCACCGCATCGGCCGAACTGCGCTATGCGCATGACATGGTGGACAGCGACGACGCCGGCTATGGCCGCAGCACGTCGGACACGGCCAGCCTGAGCCTGTCCAGCGGCCCGGCGTTCCGCACGGTGGGCTGGGGCCTGAACCTGCGCCGTCAGCAGCTGCAGGACAGCATCGCACCTGGCACGAGCAGCAACACGGCGCTGGCGTCGCTGCGCTATGTGGTGACGCCCACGTTCAGCCTGACGGGCACCGGTGGCTACGACAAGTTCGACTACACCGGCATGGGCGGCAGCACGCAGGGCGCGTCGTGGTCCGGCGGCTTCGCCTGGAATCCGAGCCCGCGCACGAGCCTGCAGATGTCGGCCGGCAAGCGCTACTACGGCAACAGCTACTTCCTGGCCGCGACACACCGCAGCCGCAGCACGGTCTGGAACATCGGCTACAGCGACAACGTGACGACCAGCCGGGAAAACTTCCTGCTGCCGTCGGCCGTCAACACGGCGGACATGCTCAACGGCCTGTTCCGCGCCAGCTACCCGGACGCCGCCATGCGCGCGCTGGTGGTGGAAGCGTACATCCGCGCGTGGGGCCTGCCGCGCTCGCTGCCGGACAGCGTCAATTACTTCAGCAACCGCCACATCCTGCAGCGCCAGCTGAATGCGTCGATGGCGTGGCGCTCGGCGCGCACCACGGCGCTGGTCACGCTGTTTCGCACGCGCCGCGAGGCCTTGTCGCTGGTGCAGTACGACAGCTCGCTGCTGGGCAGCAGCCAGCAGAACCTGAACGACAACACCAGCCAGACGGGCGGTGCCCTGATGGTCGATTACCGCCTCAATTCGCGCACCAGCGCCAGCCTGTCGGCCAACGTGGCGAAAACCACGTCCAGCAAGCTGGGCCTGGGCGAGACCAACCGGCAGCTGCGCGCCATGGTGTCGCGCAGCTTCCAGTCCAACCTGTCCGGCTCGCTGGAAGTGCGCCGCAACCATGGCGGCCTGGCGCTGGAAGGCAGCTCGTATAGCGAGAATGCCGTGGCGGCATCTCTTTCGATGAAGTTTTAA
- a CDS encoding XrtA/PEP-CTERM system-associated ATPase, which produces MYESYYGLSDKPFRLRPDPHFFFGSKGHKRAMAYLEYGLSQGEGFIVITGEIGAGKTTLVRHLFRQLQSDRIVAAHIVNTHVDADDILRGVVAGFGLPFEESASKTTLLARLEAFLRSCDQQGKRALLVVDEAQNLTPRVVEELRMLSNFQTDEKSLLQTFLLGQPEFRVTLHSPGMQQLRQRVIATYHLGPMDALETQAYIEHRLLTVGWQGDPSFTPGAHAAIYQFTGGIPRKTNHLCDRLLLMGFLEEMHAFTEADIETVIRDIDQEFQPPPAPAVPFVGTADGTDPDHAVFGNQYPSVLDERMLRLEKSMGSVLSILKKIVRTPATQPIDSHE; this is translated from the coding sequence ATGTATGAGAGTTACTACGGGCTGAGCGACAAGCCCTTCCGACTGCGCCCCGACCCGCACTTCTTTTTTGGCAGCAAGGGACACAAGCGCGCCATGGCCTACCTGGAGTACGGCCTGTCGCAAGGCGAGGGATTCATCGTCATCACCGGCGAGATCGGCGCGGGCAAGACGACCTTGGTGCGCCACCTGTTCCGCCAGCTGCAGTCGGACCGGATCGTGGCCGCCCACATCGTCAACACGCACGTGGACGCGGACGACATCCTGCGCGGCGTGGTGGCCGGCTTCGGCCTGCCGTTCGAGGAAAGCGCCAGCAAGACCACGTTGCTGGCCCGGCTCGAAGCCTTCCTGCGCAGCTGCGACCAGCAGGGCAAGCGGGCGCTGCTGGTCGTTGACGAAGCGCAGAACCTGACGCCGCGGGTGGTGGAAGAATTGCGCATGCTGTCGAACTTCCAGACCGATGAAAAATCGCTGTTGCAGACCTTCCTGCTGGGGCAGCCCGAGTTTCGCGTCACGCTGCACAGCCCCGGCATGCAGCAGTTGCGCCAGCGCGTCATCGCCACCTACCACCTGGGCCCGATGGATGCGCTGGAAACCCAGGCCTATATCGAACACCGCCTGCTGACCGTCGGCTGGCAGGGCGACCCGTCGTTCACGCCGGGCGCGCATGCGGCGATTTACCAGTTCACGGGAGGGATACCGCGCAAGACCAACCACCTGTGCGACCGCCTGCTGCTGATGGGCTTCCTGGAAGAGATGCATGCCTTCACCGAGGCCGACATCGAGACCGTCATTCGCGACATCGACCAGGAATTCCAGCCGCCGCCCGCGCCCGCCGTGCCGTTCGTCGGTACCGCCGACGGTACCGATCCGGACCACGCCGTGTTCGGCAACCAGTACCCGTCCGTGCTGGACGAGCGCATGCTGCGGCTGGAAAAATCGATGGGTTCCGTCCTGTCGATCCTGAAGAAGATCGTGCGCACGCCCGCCACCCAACCCATCGACAGCCACGAATGA
- the wecB gene encoding non-hydrolyzing UDP-N-acetylglucosamine 2-epimerase — MTMTPPDNKVHRILCVVGARPNFMKMAPIMAALSALGPRVQPKLVHTGQHYDVAMNHQYFQALGIPDPDINLEVGSGTHAQQTAEVMRRFEPALDEVAPAAVLVVGDVNSTIACALVAAKKGVPVIHVEAGLRSFDRAMPEEINRVLTDQLSDLLFTTEESGRANLLKEGIGEQRIHFVGNVMIDTLRLNLPRAVPAARIAADAGRPGFTDQGYAVLTLHRPSNVDDASVLQRLLETAAQISQRTPVIFPLHPRTRATIERFGLAHLLDRPQMLLLPPQGYLEMLGLMKDAKVVLTDSGGIQEETTALGTPCITLRHNTERPITVDEGTNTIAGNEPARILAAYEEVMTGGGKAGRVPHFWDGRAAERIAAIVSDWLPRD; from the coding sequence ATGACCATGACCCCACCTGACAACAAGGTTCACCGCATCCTGTGCGTCGTCGGCGCACGGCCGAACTTCATGAAGATGGCGCCCATCATGGCCGCGCTGTCCGCGCTGGGCCCGCGCGTGCAGCCCAAGCTGGTGCACACGGGCCAGCACTACGACGTGGCGATGAACCACCAGTACTTCCAGGCGCTGGGCATTCCCGATCCGGACATCAACCTGGAAGTGGGCAGCGGCACCCACGCACAGCAGACGGCCGAGGTAATGCGCCGCTTCGAGCCGGCGCTGGACGAGGTGGCGCCTGCCGCCGTGCTGGTGGTCGGCGACGTCAATTCGACCATCGCCTGCGCGCTGGTGGCGGCCAAGAAGGGCGTGCCCGTCATTCACGTGGAAGCAGGCCTGCGCAGCTTCGACCGCGCCATGCCGGAGGAAATCAACCGGGTGCTGACGGATCAATTGTCCGACCTGCTGTTCACGACGGAGGAGAGCGGCCGCGCCAACCTGCTGAAGGAAGGCATCGGCGAGCAACGCATCCACTTCGTCGGCAACGTCATGATCGATACCTTGCGCCTGAACCTGCCGCGCGCCGTGCCGGCCGCGCGGATCGCGGCGGACGCGGGCCGGCCCGGCTTCACGGACCAAGGCTACGCTGTGCTGACCCTGCACCGGCCATCCAACGTGGACGATGCGAGCGTCCTGCAACGGCTGCTGGAAACGGCCGCGCAGATCAGCCAGCGCACACCCGTGATCTTCCCGCTGCACCCGCGCACGCGCGCCACCATCGAGCGCTTCGGCCTGGCCCACCTGCTGGACCGCCCGCAGATGCTGCTGCTGCCGCCGCAGGGCTACCTCGAGATGCTGGGCCTGATGAAGGACGCCAAGGTGGTGCTGACCGATTCCGGCGGCATCCAGGAAGAGACGACGGCGCTGGGCACGCCCTGCATCACGCTGCGCCACAACACCGAACGTCCGATCACGGTGGACGAAGGGACGAATACGATCGCCGGCAACGAGCCGGCACGCATCCTGGCTGCCTACGAGGAAGTCATGACGGGCGGCGGCAAGGCCGGCCGCGTACCGCACTTCTGGGACGGCCGTGCCGCCGAGCGCATCGCCGCCATCGTCAGCGACTGGCTGCCGCGCGACTAA